In Scomber japonicus isolate fScoJap1 chromosome 7, fScoJap1.pri, whole genome shotgun sequence, one genomic interval encodes:
- the LOC128362052 gene encoding protein SPO16 homolog — MSTVKETTLRWKTTIIVSTSLQKHELSRMLSAQQHRIRFSHSVQCGTLIFPQSGTAFMFVDPHDLPESSEESGLIEQIKNFVEVHRNSFLLLYAPFNGKKELETLSLIQHRFFDSSLRILPVRNNAEIVKGILTIAKATSKPHVDNIRERMSMARAHIVESSPVWEMLRDML; from the exons ATGTCAACTGTCAAAGAAACGACTCTTCGATGGAAAACAACCATTATAGTCAGCACTTCTCTCCAG AAGCATGAATTAAGCAGGATGCTAAGCGCTCAGCAACACCGCATTAGGTTTTCACACAGTGTGCAGTGTGGAACCCTTATCTTCCCTCAGTCAG GCACTGCATTTATGTTCGTTGACCCTCATGATCTTCCAGAGAGTAGTGAGGAGTCTGGACTTATTGAGCAGATTAAGAACTTTGTGGAAGTCCACAGGAACAGTTTTCTACTCCTATATGCCCCCTTCAATGGGAAAAAGGAATTGGAAACCTTGTCTCTGATTCAGCACAG ATTTTTCGATAGCAGTCTCAGGATCCTGCCTGTGCGAAACAATGCTGAGATTGTCAAAGGAATATTGACCATCGCCAAG GCCACCAGTAAGCCCCACGTGGACAATATCCGGGAGCGGATGTCTATGGCTCGGGCTCACATCGTTGAAAGCAGTCCTGTGTGGGAGATGCTCAGGGACATGCTGTAA